A window from Leuconostoc mesenteroides subsp. mesenteroides encodes these proteins:
- a CDS encoding ATP-binding cassette domain-containing protein — MINLVSVSKSYQQGNENYKALHEISLNIDAGEFVAIMGPSGSGKSTLINIIGFLDNNFDGQYNFNDTVVNDLNRRDHARLRNQSVGFIFQNFKLIRNQSVGENVGLPLLYAGLKRRDIIARVNDVLAQVGLPGSYDKLPKNLSGGQQQRVAIARAIVTRPNFLVADEPTGALDSATSREILALFEELNRTGTTIIMVTHDENVARQTNRLIRILDGRLQSDMEVQHAGS, encoded by the coding sequence ATGATTAACTTAGTTTCAGTCAGCAAAAGTTATCAACAGGGAAACGAGAATTATAAGGCTTTACATGAAATTTCGTTAAATATTGATGCTGGTGAATTTGTGGCTATTATGGGACCTTCCGGTTCAGGAAAATCAACATTGATTAACATTATTGGTTTTTTAGATAATAATTTTGATGGACAATATAATTTCAATGATACTGTAGTTAACGATTTGAATAGACGTGATCATGCGCGATTGCGTAATCAATCAGTTGGTTTTATTTTCCAAAATTTCAAACTAATTAGGAACCAAAGTGTCGGCGAAAATGTCGGGTTGCCATTATTATATGCTGGTTTGAAGCGACGTGATATTATTGCTCGTGTAAATGATGTGTTGGCGCAAGTGGGATTGCCTGGTAGTTATGACAAACTACCTAAAAATTTATCGGGCGGGCAACAGCAACGTGTTGCGATTGCTCGAGCAATTGTCACACGCCCTAACTTTTTAGTGGCAGATGAACCTACAGGGGCATTAGATTCAGCGACATCTAGAGAAATACTAGCACTTTTTGAAGAGCTAAATCGTACTGGGACAACAATCATTATGGTGACACACGATGAAAACGTGGCACGCCAAACAAATCGTCTGATTAGAATTTTAGACGGTCGCTTACAAAGTGACATGGAGGTGCAACATGCAGGTTCGTGA
- a CDS encoding biotin/lipoyl-binding protein yields MKRKTKIIVTVAGSVAALGILTATGVQAYHTLVNPTTTAKNKYQVYKVTSALPLTMSGKVVAEKTQSLNSPTGKLQQLNVKDGQSVKSGDILLTVTATDVQESISSQQDVVNKANRAVNSASATLKNAQQSYNQADADTKISLKDTVTQAQQALTDANGDLQDAQRKLVELQGKLSVSLKAPFDGVVSVSNDTKDGIPAITMNSSQKVLQANVSEYDYSKVHAGDTVTVSGIDGSPKQSTKITKIEQIPSNQGKGTTYYPFSASVNNDFLYGQSVKVKVPQSELKIPKSAVYKGSIYKVIDGKASRAQADLTQNGDAYIVNSGISKGEKLVTNPDAKLTNGEVVDD; encoded by the coding sequence ATGAAACGCAAGACAAAAATTATAGTAACTGTTGCTGGAAGTGTTGCTGCACTTGGTATTTTAACTGCCACTGGTGTGCAAGCTTATCATACATTGGTAAATCCAACAACAACTGCTAAAAACAAATATCAAGTGTATAAAGTAACCAGCGCCTTACCACTTACAATGTCAGGAAAAGTGGTTGCCGAAAAAACACAATCTTTGAACTCACCAACTGGAAAATTGCAACAGCTTAATGTGAAAGATGGGCAGTCTGTTAAAAGTGGTGATATTTTACTTACCGTAACCGCTACAGATGTGCAAGAGTCTATTAGTTCACAACAAGATGTTGTAAATAAAGCCAATCGCGCAGTTAACAGCGCATCGGCTACTCTGAAAAATGCGCAACAAAGTTACAACCAAGCAGATGCGGATACTAAAATTTCGCTAAAGGATACGGTTACACAAGCGCAACAAGCATTAACTGATGCAAATGGTGATTTGCAAGATGCCCAAAGAAAGCTGGTAGAATTACAAGGTAAATTAAGTGTGTCGTTGAAAGCACCTTTTGACGGAGTTGTTTCAGTAAGTAATGATACAAAAGATGGTATACCAGCCATTACAATGAATTCAAGTCAAAAAGTTTTGCAGGCTAATGTGTCAGAGTATGATTACAGCAAAGTACATGCTGGGGACACTGTTACAGTGAGCGGTATTGATGGCTCGCCAAAACAAAGTACTAAGATTACAAAAATTGAACAAATCCCATCGAATCAGGGCAAAGGAACAACATACTATCCTTTCTCTGCCAGCGTCAATAATGACTTTTTGTATGGTCAGAGCGTTAAAGTAAAGGTGCCACAGTCAGAGTTGAAAATTCCAAAATCAGCGGTATATAAAGGCAGTATCTACAAGGTTATTGATGGTAAGGCTAGTCGAGCTCAAGCAGACTTAACGCAAAATGGGGACGCGTACATTGTTAACTCAGGGATTAGTAAGGGGGAAAAATTGGTTACTAATCCGGATGCAAAGTTGACAAACGGAGAGGTTGTTGATGATTAA
- a CDS encoding MFS transporter produces MTKAVKIVLTIVGTLVLVAITMVSSLIAIKDVSGSEFHTPALPVMMAIVVGAIASVIIGALFSKLFIYLSQLGQETKQSVSFMNSWYATVVGMLPVGIINLFLVTVLNVYKNDNKVASVIGNVVATLLYTLILRQEGTITKRTQIIFIVISVVLSAGITFAF; encoded by the coding sequence ATGACAAAAGCAGTGAAGATTGTGTTAACAATCGTTGGTACTTTGGTGCTAGTTGCAATAACAATGGTTAGCAGTTTGATTGCTATAAAAGACGTAAGTGGATCTGAGTTTCATACGCCAGCTTTGCCTGTAATGATGGCTATAGTTGTTGGCGCAATAGCATCTGTTATAATAGGTGCGTTGTTCAGCAAATTATTTATTTATCTTTCGCAACTTGGACAAGAAACAAAGCAATCCGTATCGTTCATGAATTCTTGGTACGCAACAGTAGTAGGTATGCTACCTGTGGGAATCATTAATCTGTTTCTAGTAACTGTTTTGAATGTATATAAGAACGATAATAAAGTAGCAAGTGTTATTGGTAATGTGGTTGCTACTTTATTATATACATTAATTTTGCGTCAAGAGGGTACGATTACAAAACGTACACAGATTATTTTTATTGTGATTTCAGTAGTACTTAGCGCTGGTATAACTTTTGCGTTTTAA
- a CDS encoding helix-turn-helix domain-containing protein — MYEINKIIKKIRNDNKLTQTEFAAFLSVSHQTVSSWERARTRPTLVMLKKISQSFNIPLSKLLPVDKVAKKNKRDLDKEKLAHSFLCLLSRSDMRNITMHDIILESGLSSHHVSSLFSTPLDILTFIAMKIEQEISIALEYTTATDPLIILADVMLPVLYQHCHVLKILYSKNYANGEWLHFLEQRYIKWVTPFFDNYCVENAPVSRLFAIELSVKMTLSIISTWLTQPIPEAPETFRARFLQLTKMSITDIANL, encoded by the coding sequence ATGTATGAAATTAATAAAATAATTAAAAAAATCAGAAACGACAACAAACTCACGCAAACAGAGTTTGCTGCTTTTTTGTCTGTATCTCACCAAACTGTTTCAAGTTGGGAACGCGCGAGAACTCGACCCACACTTGTGATGTTGAAAAAAATATCACAATCATTTAATATACCACTTTCAAAATTATTACCCGTCGATAAGGTAGCAAAGAAGAATAAACGTGATTTAGATAAAGAAAAGTTAGCGCATTCATTCCTGTGCTTGTTGTCTCGCTCTGATATGCGCAATATTACCATGCACGATATTATTCTTGAATCCGGTCTGAGTTCTCATCATGTTTCATCGCTTTTTTCAACACCTTTGGATATATTGACTTTTATTGCAATGAAAATTGAACAGGAAATATCAATTGCGCTAGAGTATACAACAGCAACTGACCCGCTTATCATACTTGCTGATGTCATGTTACCTGTCTTATACCAACATTGTCATGTTCTAAAAATACTCTATTCAAAAAATTATGCAAATGGTGAATGGCTGCACTTTTTAGAGCAACGATACATCAAATGGGTAACCCCTTTTTTTGATAATTATTGTGTTGAGAATGCCCCAGTTAGTCGATTATTTGCTATTGAACTCAGCGTGAAAATGACACTCTCAATTATTTCAACTTGGCTAACGCAACCGATTCCTGAAGCACCAGAAACTTTTCGAGCTCGTTTCTTACAACTAACCAAGATGTCCATTACTGATATCGCCAATTTATAA